DNA sequence from the Urocitellus parryii isolate mUroPar1 chromosome 12, mUroPar1.hap1, whole genome shotgun sequence genome:
GGCAGGGGGCCGCCGGGGCTCAGAGCGAAGCCGCCTCCGAGCCTGAGCCgcccggggccggggccggggagCCGCGCGGGGCCGGCCGGCCGGGGGGAGGGGAGCGATGCGGCGCCGGCGGGCGGCCGTGGCCGCGGGTTTCTGCGCCTCCTTCCTGCTGGGCTCCGTTCTCAACGTGCTCTTCGCACCGGGCTCGGAGCCTCCGCGGCCAGGCCAGTCCCCGGGGCCCTCGCCGGCCCCGGGCCCGGGACGTCGCGGGGGCCGTGGAGAGCTGGCCCGGCAGATCCGGGCGCGCTACGAGGAGGTGCAGCGCTATTCCCGCGGGGGTCCTGGGCCCGGGGCTGGCCGGCCCGAACGGCGGCGCCTGATGGACCTGGCTCCGGGCGGGCTGGGCCTGCAGCGTCCCCGGCCCCCGCGGGCCCGGCCCCTGCCCGACGGCGCCCCGGGCTGGCCCCCGGCTCCCGGCCCCGGCCCGCGCCTGGGCTGCGCCGCGCTCCGCAACGTGTCTGGCGCGCAGTACGTGGGCTCAGGCTACACTAAGGCAGTGTACCGCGTCCGCCTGCCCGGCGGGGCCGCGGTGGCGCTCAAAGCGGTGGACTTCAGCGGCCACGATCTGGGCAGCTGTGTGCGCGAGTTCGGGGCGCGGAGGGGCTGCTATCGGCTGGCGGCCCACAAACTGCTCAAGGAGATGGTGCTGCTGGAGCGGCTGCGGCACCCCAACGTGCTGCAGGTACGAGGGTGGAGCGCGGGGGTGAGGGTACTGGCTTGGAGCGCCCAGGCCCTGGTCACTCAGGCTGGAAGAGAACGTCTTGGtcttacagaaaaagaaatggggcACCAATGGTGCCCATGTTAAGCTAGGTACAGAACCAGCACTAGGGCCCTTCCTATTGCACCACCCTGCCTCTTCTCTTTACTGAGCGATTTCTGGGTTTCTCAGCTTATACACATCCCTTAACGACAGGGGCCAGGACAGAGAGCCCCGGAACTCTAAGAATGGGGCAGTGCTACGAATTTAGGACCCCCTGCGTCTGGCTGGAGCTAGAGTATTGAACATCAGGATATCACCTCAAGCCAAAATAATCCCAAGCCAAGACACCGAACATCCCTGGCTGAGTCAGCTCCCAGATGCGTGGTAGAGTCTCCCATATTGATGGAACATGAACCCCAGTTCTTTCAACTCCCAGTGATTTGTCTGACTTTAAAGATGGGGTGGGACTGCAATGGAGTTGGGAAGGGCTGGAAAGAGACTGTGTGGCAGGCTTGATTCCCATAGAGTCCCACCCACTCAGCCAGAAACCACTGGAAGGGAGTGAGGGAGTTGACCAGAAAATGTACAGCCTTTCCCAGAAGTGACCCTGGGGATTCCCTGGGGCTTAAAGTGGGTCCACTTGAACCACTGGGAagccttaggatcttaggcaagTGGACAGACTGAGGGCCAGAGGCTCAGAATCAGTGAGAATCTGCCTCTTCTGTTCACTGGGGGACAGGCAGGAGAGATGAGACCCCGGCCTTATCTCCTCCAAGCAGAACTTCAAGTAAGAGCACAATCCCTCACTGCTCTAACATACCCTGCTTCCTCTCTCCCAGGTCTCAGTTTTAAGTCTGCTTAGGATGAGACAAACTGTTCCTGCTGCACATGTCTGAGCAGACTGAGGGGAATCCCTAACTGCTCTAGCCCAGTGAACATAGGGTGTTTGCACTCCCCCCAGCAGTGAATGTCACCCATGACTCCCACCACCTGACCCACTCAGATTCACCTTTCTGCACCCAGTAGAACTGACCAAAAGGCCAAGAGTCCCTTCTTTCCCTGTGAAATGGGACCCTCGGCCCTGAAATAGCATAGGTAAGAAAGCTCCCTAGATTCTTGCTAGCTCCCAGTCTCCCCCCAGGACACTGCCACCCTGACCAGACACTGTGACGGGGTCGTGGGCTCTGCACTGGTCACATGTCGTGCAGAGCCCACAGTTGTGTGCTGTTATGCCTGGCTGCCTGGCTAACACTGTGTCTAGAGCGCCAGGGAGTGAGCGACTGGTTACGTGGCCATTCTAACTGGGAGGATCTTGTTCTCTTCACTTCCTGGGGGCTCTTGAGAACTTTCTGGAAATCCTGGGGTGTCAGCCAGATTCTGAGAGGGTGGAGAGGTCTTGAATTACTCAGCAGGACTTAATGTTAGTTAATTGACTCAAGACCCCCCCCTCTCTTAGGACAGGTTTGCTTTTGGTATGTCTTCCTACCTCTCTGAGAACTTCTCCCTCACTGACCTCTTCAAACTTTCTGATAAGCCTCCAGCTAGGCCCACATACACCAACCACAGAATGGTCACTCTGTGTGTGTCAGGCCCTGGTGCTGAAGGTGCCAcagaggaaaacaacaacaacaacaacaaattacaaCGGGACAGTTTTCTCCCATTCCGTCATCAAGGCTGGGCCTGTCTGGGTTGGCTGAGTGACTCTCACAGGGTCAGAGCCTGGAGTCAGCTGCACTTAGGCACAAGAGTAACTAAGGTAGCTAGGACCCCAGGGAAAAGTAAAAAGTAGGGTCTCCTAGTGCGTTTTTGGGTTGGGTCTGCCCTGCTTATCCCCCGCACTCCCAGGCCAGTGTCCCTCTGGCTTCCTCAGCTACAccacctctgcagccagggaagTCTGTGGTGGGGGTCTTCCTGCTCCAGGGACTTTGGTTGAGGTGTGCCGGGAACCAGAAGGAACCAGAAACCGTGttgttttaatacattttaatcatttcaaaatttcaaaccCTTTTGTTTGCTGAAGTGGGGAGAAACCAGAGGGAAGGCTTCTAGCGTAACCAGTCACTCGGGCCCCCGAGGCCCCCAGCTTTCAGCAGCCTGAGTTGGTGCTGTCAGCTCTAATAGAAGGGCCCACTGTGCACCTCCCAATGTGCACTCCAGGATCCTTCTCTGAGTGACACCGCCCCATCCCGACACACACAAAcgccccctctcctctctcttcgcCCCCGTCCCCCGCCATCTCTCTCACACACGCTTCCTCATGTGATAGACGCCTCTGCAGCCCAGGGTCAGAGGGCACAAGGGTCTACCTCCCCCACAACTCTGTCATCCTGGGAACTTCAGGCCTCAGATGGACCCTCAGCCTGCTTGGGCCCAGATTCTGGCCAGGCTAGAGTATATTATTTCTTCTCCCAAATGGAACAAAAGATGTGACTGAAATgctcagcctcagcttcctgggggGGTTAAtggtgtctttttatttttttctgaggggTGTTGATTAATACCTCGTTAACAGCGCATTTAACGACCTCCGGGTGTTTAATAACCTTCAGAAGTTTCCCACAAAGGCTCAGACTCTGGGCAAGAAAATGAGAACCAGGCCCCAGAGCTGCTCCCCTTACCTTCCCCCTACCTCACCAGGGTCTGAGGCCTCCCTGGGCTGATGGGAGggtgaaagaggagagaaaaagagggtgCCTGGAACTGCCCTTGATACCCCATCCCAACCCACCCCCACCCAGTGATCTGATGGCCTACCACTGAGGTGCGCCTTCTGTGATTCCAGCAGAGTTGGGGCAGCTGACTCTGGGGAAGGGGAGCTGGAAGGGCACCTCTGGGGAGGAAAGGGGGCACACAGGGGGCTGGAAAGGGTGTGAATGATGGCATGACGAGTGACAATGTGCAGGAACATTAGGCCACGGACTCTTACCACCGTAGCTCTCCCCTCTCCCTAGTCTGGCCTGGACAACTCAGCTTTTGGGTCCGTACCCCACAGGGTGCTGGTTATTGAGAGCCCATTCTGAGCCCCTACTACTGTGGGGTGTGCTGGGAGAGGCTCAGAGAAGCAGGGGTCCCTGTGGACGCTGGCATAGGTGTTAATGACAAAGTCAGGCTGTGCTTCCCCTGATCGGCTGAGTGGTAGCAAGTCTCTCCCCCAGATGATATGGTGTGGGCAGCTCCTGATAACCATGCCCCCAAGAAATTGATCTTCCCTGAGAACCATCCCCCACTACAACCCCCTTGACACATGTCACCCACCTGCATATGCCAAGAGCACCCAGGGATGAGCCTCTTTGCTTTTTCTCCCACAAAAccctgcaaagaaaaaaaagaagcagcagctgcCAGAAAGTAGGAATGGTAAGGAACAGACTAGGATTGGAGTTGGGGAGAAAGGATGGTAATCATTTGCTGGGTTGTGTATTAGCAAATGGTATTCTTGGAAAGAACCAGTTTGTGGAATCCGAGTGCTATAATTGAATCCTACCTCCTGTGTTTATTAGCAGTGTGACCTTATGCAAgcaacttaacctctctgagtagGTTTCCCACCTGAAATTGGAGACAGTAATAACAGTACCCACTCTGCCCTTCAgggttatttataatatattgaaTTCTGCATGTAGTGCATttagcatggtgcctggcaccTGGTTAACATGTGGTGGCCAGACCTGCCCATCACTCTGAGTGGCAAGAGGTGAGGAGCTGGTGTAGTCAGTCAGTAGGAACTGCCGGCAGCAGGAAGAGGGGACAGACCTCCCAGGCAATGCTGCTATTCTCCTCTGGCCTGAGCTGTAGCAAAGGCCTAGGGATGGCCTCAGGCCAGAAGGAGGGGGCATCTGATAGTCCAGCCCTTCtctgtccctcccccaccctgtgaCCTAATGACCTGCCCTGGGTTTTCCCCAGCTGTATGGCTACTGCTACCAGGACAGCGAGGACATCCCGGACACCCTGACCACCATCACGGAGCTGGGCGCCCCTGTGGAAATGATCCAGCTGCTGCAGACTTCCTGGGAGGATCGATTCCGAGTGAGCAGGGAGTGGAGCTCTGCCCAGGGTTTCTTGCTGGGATGATTCTCCCTTAGAAGGCCAGGCTTCCAGAGCAGCTTTGACTCCTCCTCAGcccaaggagagagagggaaggaagctgACTAAGCCATCGGCCAAAGGGTTAAGAAGCAAGACATAGAGGATCCCGACATTGTCAGTTCTCACTGCTTCATCCCTCCTCACATGTGCaggtgcatgtgtgcacacacacagccacTATAAGAGGGCCAGTTTCCTGGGACCATGAACAACTAAGGTCATCCTGACCCTCCCTCTGCTCCCATACACTGAACTAAAATCATACTCAAGATGAAGCTTTAGGGAAGAGATTCCTTATCCTTAGACTCCCCTGCCTGCAGGGTCAGGCTAGCCAAGGGTTAATAAAATCACTGGCCTCCCCTTGAAggtccctggggcccagagaagaGAAAGGCCAACCCCAAGCTCAGTTCAGAGGAAGGAGCGCAGGGTCCAGCAGGCCCTATTCAGCCTGTGTCTGCCCTTCAGATCTGCCTCAGCCTTGGCCGCCTCCTCCACCACCTGGCCCACTCTCCACTGGGCTCAGTCACCCTGCTGGACTTCCGCCCTCGGCAATTCGTGTTGGTGGATGGGGAGCTGAAGGTGACAGACCTGGATGATGCACGTGTGGAGGAGACACCATGTGCAAGCAGTGCTGACTGCATATTGGAGTTTCCAGCCAGGAACTTCACCCTGCCCTGCTCGGCCCAGGGCTGGTGTGATGGCATGAATGAGAAGCGGAACCTCTACAATGCCTACAGGTACCCTCCACCCCGACTCAGGAGTTCCCACCAGGGAAGGAAGTGAAGGAaggagccagagccagagccagcaTGGGGTCCAGGAGGCCAGCTAGGGAGGAAGGCTCCACCCTGACCAATGGAGTCACAGGGGCGGGGAAAGCCTCTGCCCAGTCAAGAGGGAATGCTCAGGCTTCTGATGGTAAGAACTAAAAATAGACAGGTCCAAGGAGAATCTGGGTTGGAGGGTAGCAGCTGGAGGCTTCTAAAAATAGTGTCAGACTCAGGGGCTTGAGCTGGCATTTCCCCTTCCCCTACCATGGCTCCTGACCTCTGCAGAGTTCTTCATGGCTAAAGCCCCAACCCTGGCCTCCCCTGGACCGCACTGCTCTGATGCTGGGGCTCAGTCAGGGGTGATGTGGGCTGGAAGGTGGGAAGAATGGGGACACACACCTCTGGTCTCATTTGGGACTGAAGTTAGATGTGGTCATATCTGTGCCCAGGCCTCTTCCCAAAGAGTAGACTCCCTGGTATACACTCATAGTATGTCTGGTCACCAGGCCACAAAGGAATCAGATTCCCCAGCCACAGCTTGGGGTAAAGGAAGGATGTGTCTCCAAAGGCTGGAGCCCCTGAGCCCCTAATTTCTCTACCACAGGTTTTTCTTCACATACCTCCTGCCCCACAGTGCCCCGCCCTCACTACGGCCTCTGCTGGACATCATTGTCAATGCCACAGGTAAGGCTCAGGGCCCATCTGCCTTAtcacccacccctcccccagtgggGGATAAGAATGACACAGGGCAGCATAGGATCCAGGACCCACTATCTCTTAGGGCAGTATTCTGAGGCAAAGACCCTCCCAAGCCCACATGTAGGGTCCAGGCCCTAGAGGGAGGTGGGCCATGGCTGGCTGCCTACTGTGGAAAGAAGTAGGAACCCAGGCACCCTGTTATAGCCACTCTGCATTCTGCAGGAGAGCTCACCTGGGGAGTGGATGAGACCCTGGCCCAGCTAGAGACAGTGCTGAACCTCTACCGGAGTGGCCAGTATCTGCAGAACTCTACCACAAGCAGTAGCGCTGGTGAGTGGCCCAGCAGGGATCTGGGTGCTGGGTAAGTGAGGAGCAGGTAGGAGGGTAAGTGACCCCCCAGTTGGGCTAAGTGGCTCACCCTTCCTCTGGAGACCCTTGTCTCCAAGGCCATCCTGAGGGCTCAGTTGGAGTGACAGACTGTTGAGCCTTTACTTTGAGGTCCCGTCTCATGCTGAGCAAGAATACTGACATTCTGCCTGGaactggggcaggggcaggggtgccAACACCCCCTCTGAATAGCTTTAAGCCCCCCACCTGGGTACTGGCTGTGTGCGTTAGCCCTGGACcttcactttcctcatctatgaaTTGGGTTCTGTATTACTCACCTCTCAAAGTTCTTATGGGGATTAGATGGCAGGTGAGGTGTGTAAAAGTAATTAGCACAGTTCCTATTACACAGCTGGAACACAATATGTGtttgcttctctttccttcctctgtacTCCCAGGGCTAGGGGGACagctggaggtggagggggaCCCCACACTGAAACCAGACAAGAAGCTTGCTCTCTCCCAGGGCTTGGGAGAATTGTAGCCACCGGTTACAGGCTGTGGTCCCCCTGCGGAAGTCCTTGGGTTTAGCTGTGGTTGGCAGGGGGGCAAGGGGTGGGCAGCCTCTGTATTCAAGAGCTCTGGCCAGTCTTAGGGGTGGGGGAGCCCTCGTTAGCCCTGTAAATAAAGTTTAACGAGGTGAACAATGGCTGGCTCTGTCCCTGAGGACGCCGTTTATGGGGCTATAAATCACAGCCAGCCCTGGACTTTGGTCTAGTCCCTGGCAGGAGAAGGAGGCCGGAGGGCGGGATGGCCAGAGGCCcagagcttctggatgatcagtcCAGAACTGGGGCTCCCGGGCAGCAGGAAAGCTGGGGTAAGCAAGAGACCTGAGGCTGAGCTGCTTTCTGATTGGGAGGTGTTTTCAGAGCCCCCATAGTTCTTTGTGCATCCGGGGAGATCTCAGCTCCCTTCCCTGCTCTAGCCATGGACATGTTTGCATCCATGCCTCTTAACCTCAGAACTCCCTGACTGTTCCTCTAGGCCTGTCTGAGGAGTTTGCCTGACCTCTCTCCCCAAAGCCAGGAGAAAGTTCAACTGAGGGGTGCTCTGACCTTCTGCAGCCAAGTGAGGCCTGCACACTAGCAACACAGGAAGCTggttagaaatgcagactctaGGTCCCGCCCACACCTCCTGAATCAGAagctgcattttaacaagattcccCAAGGATTCACATGCTTATTGCTGTTTGAGAATTTTGCTCTAAATGTCTAAAATTCCCTGGCCTCAGCAGCCAGGTTGGACAGCCAGTAGCTCTGTGTGTCTGTGCCACATCTGTGCCCTCTTATCTTGTTGAACCAGTTCTGTGCCCTCAGATTTGAGAGCTGTGTATCTCTCCAAAACCAAGCCTGTACTTGGTCTTCATTGAATGATCAGCCCATGGAGGTGGTCCCTGCCTTCACCTCCATGCTAGGAATGCTGGCCTGGATGTCAACCTCCACTTAGGAAATGAGTCTTACAGCCCTAATTCAGAAAGTGACCCCAGCCCTCACCCAGCCAGAGTTCTCATGTTTGCTTCATCCCCACCCCATAGAATACCAGCGCATCCCAGGCAGCACCATCCCCCAGGAGGACTACCGGTGCTGGCCATCCTACCACCACGGCAGCTGCCTCCTGTCTGTGTTCAACCTAGCAGAGGCTGTGGATGTCTGTGAGAGCCATGCCCAGTGCCATGCCTTTGTGATCACTAACCAGACCACCTGGACAGGTGAGCAAGAGGGAGAGGACACTCCAAGGAAGGTGGTGGTTCTTCTCTGGAGCAGGTTGACACATAGGGGGTCTCTTCAGAAATCTGATGGGCAATTCGGGTATGTTGGCACATGTGGGAACTCAAagctatgtgggaggctgagaca
Encoded proteins:
- the Pkdcc gene encoding extracellular tyrosine-protein kinase PKDCC isoform X1, producing the protein MRRRRAAVAAGFCASFLLGSVLNVLFAPGSEPPRPGQSPGPSPAPGPGRRGGRGELARQIRARYEEVQRYSRGGPGPGAGRPERRRLMDLAPGGLGLQRPRPPRARPLPDGAPGWPPAPGPGPRLGCAALRNVSGAQYVGSGYTKAVYRVRLPGGAAVALKAVDFSGHDLGSCVREFGARRGCYRLAAHKLLKEMVLLERLRHPNVLQLYGYCYQDSEDIPDTLTTITELGAPVEMIQLLQTSWEDRFRICLSLGRLLHHLAHSPLGSVTLLDFRPRQFVLVDGELKVTDLDDARVEETPCASSADCILEFPARNFTLPCSAQGWCDGMNEKRNLYNAYRFFFTYLLPHSAPPSLRPLLDIIVNATGELTWGVDETLAQLETVLNLYRSGQYLQNSTTSSSAEYQRIPGSTIPQEDYRCWPSYHHGSCLLSVFNLAEAVDVCESHAQCHAFVITNQTTWTGRKLVFFKTGWNQVVPDPNRTTYVRAPG
- the Pkdcc gene encoding extracellular tyrosine-protein kinase PKDCC isoform X2, which translates into the protein MRRRRAAVAAGFCASFLLGSVLNVLFAPGSEPPRPGQSPGPSPAPGPGRRGGRGELARQIRARYEEVQRYSRGGPGPGAGRPERRRLMDLAPGGLGLQRPRPPRARPLPDGAPGWPPAPGPGPRLGCAALRNVSGAQYVGSGYTKAVYRVRLPGGAAVALKAVDFSGHDLGSCVREFGARRGCYRLAAHKLLKEMVLLERLRHPNVLQLYGYCYQDSEDIPDTLTTITELGAPVEMIQLLQTSWEDRFRICLSLGRLLHHLAHSPLGSVTLLDFRPRQFVLVDGELKVTDLDDARVEETPCASSADCILEFPARNFTLPCSAQGWCDGMNEKRNLYNAYRFFFTYLLPHSAPPSLRPLLDIIVNATEYQRIPGSTIPQEDYRCWPSYHHGSCLLSVFNLAEAVDVCESHAQCHAFVITNQTTWTGRKLVFFKTGWNQVVPDPNRTTYVRAPG